In one Chelmon rostratus isolate fCheRos1 chromosome 7, fCheRos1.pri, whole genome shotgun sequence genomic region, the following are encoded:
- the LOC121609223 gene encoding extracellular calcium-sensing receptor-like translates to MLGGVFSFHSSWKDRQDTYMHKPLPLQCTSFNFRGIQYAQAMLFAIEEINNSTDLLPGISLGYKIYDVCGAISRGVRVALALANGNEVVSSPSETPCTRPAQVQAIMGETSSSPCMAIATVIGPFNIPLISHFATCACLSDKTKYPSFLRTIPSDYYQSRALAQLVKHFGWTWVGAIRTNDDYGNNGMAIFTETAQQLGICLEYSVSFFRTDPPDKIQKIVEIIKASTSKVIVTFLSHMDIDILIHELSLHNLTGYQWVGTEAWIFDSQTAAMDRHHILDGAIGLSIPKAHVSGMRGFMLDVKPLNSSSNELFTEFWETLFHCKFKQPKSSAVNQSECTGHEDLTGVQNSFTDMSLMPIFYNIYKGVYAAAHALHGILSCNKTCNNKVQLDSLTILKHIRKIQFKTKEGDDVYFNENGDPAAKYEIINWQPTENGIVDFVTVGLHDASLPADKQLNLQNKSLIWAQNSQQVPLSVCSETCPPGTRKVLQKGKPVCCYDCLRCAEGEISNLTDSVTCVRCQPEFWSNERRDACVKKEAVFLSYEEIMGALLTATSVFGTFMTAVVAFIFFRYRHTPIVRANNSELSFLLLFSLTLCFLCSLTFIGRPSEWSCMLRHTAFGITFVLCISCVLGKTIVVLMAFRATLPGSNVMKWFGPAQQKLSVLGFTFIQVVICVLWLTISPPFPFKNFKEFKDKIILECALGSSVGFWAVLGYIGLLAMLCFILAFLARKLPDNFNEAKFITFSMLIFCAVWITFIPAYVSSPGKFSVAVEIFAILASSFGLLICIFIPKCYIILLKPEKNTKKNMMGKGPPKSS, encoded by the exons ATGTTGGGGGGAGTTTTCTCTTTCCACAGCAgctggaaagacagacaggacacCTACATGCACAAACCGCTGCCACTGCAGTGCACCAG TTTCAATTTCAGAGGGATCCAGTATGCTCAGGCTATGCTCTTTGCCATAGAAGAGATTAATAACAGCACCGATCTACTGCCTGGCATCTCTCTGGGCTATAAGATCTATGATGTCTGTGGCGCCATTTCCAGAGGTGTGAGGGTGGCACTGGCCTTGGCTAATGGTAATGAAGTTGTATCTTCACCCTCTGAGACACCATGTACCAGACCTGCCCAAGTACAGGCCATTATGGGGGAGACCTCTTCGTCTCCTTGCATGGCTATAGCTACTGTCATCGGACCCTTTAATATCCCACTG ATCAGCCACTTTGCCACTTGTGCTTGCCTCAGTGATAAAACCAAGTACCCATCCTTCCTCAGAACAATACCCAGTGACTACTACCAGAGCAGAGCCCTGGCCCAGTTGGTCAAGCACTTTGGGTGGACTTGGGTTGGAGCCATTAGAACAAATGATGATTATGGCAATAATGGCATGGccatatttacagaaacagccCAGCAGCTCGGCATCTGTCTGGAGtactctgtgtctttctttagAACAGATCCaccagacaaaatacaaaagataGTTGAAATTATCAAAGCTTCCACTTCCAAGGTGATTGtcactttcctctctcacaTGGATATAGATATATTAATACACGAGCTGTCTCTTCATAACTTGACTGGGTATCAGTGGGTAGGCACTGAGGCCTGGATCTTTGATTCCCAAACTGCAGCCATGGATAGACATCACATTCTGGATGGTGCCATAGGCCTGTCCATCCCCAAAGCACATGTCAGTGGCATGAGAGGGTTCATGTTGGATGTGAAGCCGCTCAATTCATCCAGTAACGAATTGTTTACAGAGTTTTGGGAGACATTATTTCACTGCAAGTTCAAGCAGCCAAAGTCATCAGCAGTGAATCAGAGTGAATGTACTGGACATGAAGATCTGACTGGAGtacaaaacagcttcactgaTATGTCACTCATGCCTATCTTTTACAATATCTATAAAGGAGTGTATGCTGCGGCCCATGCACTTCATGGTATTCTCAGCTGCAATAAAACATGTAACAACAAGGTGCAGCTGGATTCACTCACG ATATTAAAGCACATAAGAAAGATTCAGttcaaaacaaaggaaggagatgATGTTTACTTCAATGAGAATGGAGACCCAGCAGCAAAATATGAAATTATAAACTGGCAGCCAACAGAAAATGGCATTGTGGACTTTGTCACAGTTGGTCTTCATGATGCATCTttacctgcagacaaacagctgaatcTGCAAAATAAGTCTCTAATTTGGGCACAAAACTCACAACAG GTGCCTCTGTCAGTTTGCAGTGAGACATGTCCACCAGGAACTCGCAAGGTTCTGCAGAAAGGGAAGCCTGTCTGCTGCTATGACTGTTTAAGATGTGCAGAAGGGGAAATCAGCAACCTCACAG attctgTCACCTGTGTCCGATGCCAACCTGAGTTCTGGTcaaatgagagaagagatgCCTGTGTAAAGAAGGAGGCAGTTTTTCTGTCATATGAAGAGATTATGGGAGCACTGCTCACTGCGACCTCTGTGTTTGGAACATTTATGACTGCTGTTGTGGCGTTCATTTTCTTCAGATACAGACATACTCCTATTGTCAGGGCCAacaactctgagctgagcttcctgctgctcttctccttgactctgtgtttcctgtgctctctgaccTTCATCGGCCGGCCCTCTGAGTGGTCCTGCATGCTGCGACACACAGCATTCGGCATCACCTTTgtcctctgcatctcttgtgtTCTGGGGAAAACAATCGTGGTGTTAATGGCCTTCAGGGCCACACTTCCAGGtagtaatgtgatgaaatggtTTGGGCCGGCACAGCAGAAACTCAGCGTTCTGGGTTTCACTTTTATACAAGTTGTCATATGTGTCCTCTGGTTGAcaatttctcctccttttccatttaaaaatTTTAAGGAATTTAAGGACAAAATCATCTTGGAGTGTGCTCTGGGCTCATCTGTTGGCTTTTGGGCTGTACTTGGGTACATAGGACTTCTGGCCATGTTATGTTTCATTCTTGCTTTTCTGGCTCGGAAACTGCCTGACAATTTCAATGAAGCCAAATttatcaccttcagcatgttgaTATTCTGCGCAGTATGGATCACTTTCATCCCAGCGTATGTCAGCTCTCCTGGGAagttcagtgttgctgtggagaTATTTGCTATTCTGGCTTCAAGTTTTGGACTactcatttgtatttttattccaaaatgttatattatcctactgaaaccagagaagaatacaaaaaagaacatgatgGGGAAGGGGCCACCAAAATCTTCCTGA
- the LOC121608909 gene encoding extracellular calcium-sensing receptor-like, translated as MHKPLPLQCISLNFREFQFAQAMLFAIEEINNSTDLLPGISLGYKIYDVCGSISRGVRVALALANGNEVVSSPSEAPCTRPAQVQAIMGETSSSPCMAIATVIGPFNIPLISHFATCACLSDKTKYPSFLRTIPSDYYQSRALAQLVKHFGWTWVGAIRTNDDYGNNGMATFTETAQQLGICLEYSVSFFRTDPPDKIQKIVDIIKASTSKVIVAFLSHMDMDVLIHALSHHNLTGYQWVGSESWIFDSHTAAMDRHHILDGAIGLFIPKAHVSGMRDFMLDVKLLKASSNEIFKEFWETLFNCKFKQSKSSAVNQSECTGHEDLTEVQNSFTDMSLMPIFYNVYKGVYAVAHALHGILSCNKTCNNKVQLDSFTILQHIRRIQFKTKEGDDVYFNENGDPAAKYEIINWQPTENGIVDFVPVGLHDASLPADRQLNLQNKSLIWAQNSKMVPLSVCSEKCPPGTRKVLQKGKPVCCYDCLRCAEGEISNITDSITCVRCDPEFWSNERRDACVKKEAEFLSYEESMGALLTAASLSGTFMTAVVAFIFFRYRQTPIVRANNSELSFLLLFSLTLCFLCSLTFIGRPSEWSCMLRHTAFGITFVLCISCVLGKTIVVLMAFRATLPGSNVMKWFGPAQQKLSVLGFTLIQVVICILWLTISPPFPFKNFKEFKDKIILECALGSAVGFWAVLGYIGLLAMLCFILAFLARKLPDNFNEAKFITFSMLIFCAVWITFIPAYVSSPGKFSVAVEVFAILASSFGLLICIFMPKCYIILLKPEKNTKKNMMGKVPPKSF; from the exons ATGCACAAACCACTGCCACTGCAATGCATCAG TTTGAATTTCAGAGAGTTCCAGTTTGCTCAGGCTATGCTCTTTGCTATAGAAGAGATTAATAACAGCACTGATCTACTGCCTGGCATCTCTCTGGGCTATAAGATCTATGATGTCTGTGGGTCCATTTCGAGAGGAGTACGAGTGGCACTGGCTTTGGCTAATGGTAATGAAGTTGTATCTTCACCCTCTGAGGCACCATGTACCAGACCTGCCCAAGTACAGGCCATTATGGGGGagacctcttcctctccttgcaTGGCTATAGCCACTGTCATTGGACCCTTTAATATCCCACTG aTCAGCCACTTTGCTACTTGTGCTTGTCTCAGTGATAAAACCAAGTACCCATCCTTCCTCAGAACAATACCCAGTGACTACTACCAGAGCAGAGCCCTGGCCCAGTTGGTCAAGCACTTCGGGTGGACTTGGGTTGGAGCCATTAGAACAAATGATGATTACGGCAATAATGGCATGGccacattcacagaaacagcccAGCAGCTCGGCATCTGTCTGGAGtactctgtgtctttctttagAACAGATCCaccagacaaaatacaaaagataGTTGACATCATCAAGGCTTCCACTTCCAAGGTGATTGTTGCTTTCCTCTCCCACATGGATATGGATGTGCTGATACATGCATTGTCTCACCATAACTTGACTGGGTATCAGTGGGTAGGCAGTGAGAGCTGGATCTTTGATTCCCACACTGCAGCCATGGATAGACATCACATTCTGGATGGTGCCATAGGCCTGTTCATCCCCAAAGCACATGTCAGTGGCATGAGAGATTTCATGTTGGATGTGAAGCTGCTCAAGGCATCTAGTAATGAAATTTTTAAAGAGTTTTGGGAGACATTATTTAATTGCAAGTTCAAGCAGTCAAAGTCATCAGCAGTGAATCAGAGTGAATGTACTGGACATGAAGATCTGACTGAAGtacaaaacagcttcactgaTATGTCACTCATGCCTATCTTTTACAACGTCTATAAAGGAGTGTATGCTGTGGCCCATGCACTTCATGGTATCCTCAGCTGCAATAAAACATGTAACAACAAGGTGCAGCTCGATTCATTCACG ATTTTACAACACATAAGAAGGATTCAGTTCAAAACTAAGGAAGGAGATGATGTTTACTTCAATGAGAATGGAGACCCAGCAGCAAAGTATGAAATTATAAACTGGCAGCCAACAGAAAATGGCATTGTGGACTTTGTCCCGGTTGGTCTTCATGATGCATCTTtgcctgcagacagacagttaaatctgcaaaataagtCATTAATTTGGGCACAAAACTCAAAGATG GTGCCTCTGTCAGTTTGCAGTGAGAAATGTCCCCCAGGAACTCGCAAGGTTCTGCAGAAAGGAAAGCCTGTCTGCTGCTATGACTGTTTAAGatgtgcagagggagaaataagCAACATTACAG attcCATCACATGTGTGAGATGTGACCCTGAGTTCTGGTcaaatgagagaagagatgCCTGTGtaaagaaggaggcagagttTCTGTCATATGAAGAGAGCATGGGAGCACTGCTCActgcagcctccctctctgGAACATTTATGACTGCTGTTGTGGCGTTCATTTTCTTCAGATACAGACAGACTCCTATTGTCAGGGCCAacaactctgagctgagcttcctgctgctcttctccttgactctgtgtttcctgtgctctctgaccTTCATCGGCCGGCCCTCTGAGTGGTCCTGCATGCTGCGACACACAGCATTCGGCATCACCTTTgtcctctgcatctcttgtgtTCTGGGGAAAACAATCGTGGTGTTAATGGCCTTCAGGGCCACACTTCCAGGtagtaatgtgatgaaatggtTTGGGCCTGCACAGCAGAAACTCAGCGTTCTGGGTTTCACTCTTATACAAGTTGTCATATGTATCCTCTGGTTGAcaatttctcctcctttcccaTTTAAGAATTTTAAGGAATTTAAGGACAAAATCATCTTGGAGTGTGCTCTGGGCTCAGCTGTTGGCTTTTGGGCTGTACTTGGGTACATAGGACTTCTGGCCATGTTATGTTTCATTCTTGCTTTTCTGGCTCGGAAACTGCCTGACAATTTCAATGAAGCCAAATttatcaccttcagcatgttgaTATTCTGTGCAGTATGGATCACTTTCATCCCAGCGTATGTCAGCTCTCCTGGGAagttcagtgttgctgtggaggTGTTTGCTATTCTGGCTTcaagttttggactgttgatttgtatttttatgccaaaatgttatattatcctactgaaaccagagaagaatACAAAAAAGAATATGATGGGGAAGGTACCACCAAAATCATTCTGA
- the LOC121608829 gene encoding extracellular calcium-sensing receptor-like gives MMFAIQEINNSSELLPGVTLGYRIFDSCPSIPLSIRASLNLMNRYESGEDSCNKLSNVHAVIGETTSTSTIGIARTMGPFHIPVISHSATCACLSNRKDYPSFFRTIPSDIYQSQALAKLVKHFGWTWVGAIRTNSDYGNGGMATFLEAAEREGVCVEYSVAIYRTDPRKWFLEVVDMIKKSTSKVIVAFADGTDLDILIKELHAQNVTGLQWVGSEGWITYRYIASPVNYAVVQGAVGFAALNAHIPGLQEFLANSRPSTTPGDQGLVELWETVFSCTPTPQAETQAQGSVTACTGKESLWDTDTRFTDVSDASLLNNVYKATYAVAHALHMLFNCKDGQGPFENNTCADRENIQPWQVLHYLTQVNFTTKIGENVFFDELGDPVARYALVNWQIDETGYILFETIGYYDASRPEGQQFEMKEGVRAIWAGENIEVPRSVCSESCLPGTRRAFVKGKPICCFDCITCADGEFSNSKNAVKCDKCPPEYKSNEERNNCDLKVIEFLTFRELMGILLVTFSVFGACLAMTIALIFFHFRQTPIVRANNSELSFLLLFSLTLCFLCSLTFIGRPSEWSCMLRHTAFGITFVLCISCVLGKTIVVLMAFRATLPGSNVMKWFGPAQQRLSVLAFTLIQVVICILWLTINPPYPFKNMKLYKEKIILECALGSPVGFWAVLGYIGLLAVLCFVLAFLARKLPDNFNEAKFITFSMLIFCAVWITFIPAYASSPGKFTVAVEIFAILASSYGMLFCIFLPKCYIILLKPENNTKKHLMGKITPRAL, from the exons ATGATGTTTGCCATTCAGGAGATCAACAACagctcagagctgctgccagGTGTGACACTGGGTTACAGGATCTTTGACTCCTGCCCCAGTATCCCTCTGTCCATCAGGGCATCGCTAAACCTGATGAATAGGTATGAGAGCGGAGAAGACAGCTGTAACAAACTTTCCAATGTGCATGCAGTCATAGGGGAAACCACATCCACCTCTACAATAGGTATTGCACGGACCATGGGACCCTTCCATATCCCTGTG atCAGCCATTCAGCCACTTGTGCATGTCTTAGCAACAGAAAAGACTATCCCTCTTTCTTCAGAACCATACCCAGTGACATTTACCAGAGCCAAGCCCTGGCAAAGCTGGTGAAACACTTTGGCTGGACATGGGTAGGAGCTATCAGAACTAATAGTGACTACGGGAACGGTGGAATGGCAACTTTCCTGGAAGCAGCAGAaagggaaggtgtgtgtgttgagtaCTCAGTGGCTATTTACAGAACTGATCCCAGGAAGTGGTTCTTAGAGGTGGTGGACATGATTAAGAAATCCACCTCGAAGGTAATAGTGGCATTCGCTGATGGCACAGACCTTGACATACTTATTAAGGAGCTTCATGCTCAGAATGTGACAGGCCTGCAGTGGGTGGGCAGCGAGGGCTGGATCACATATCGCTATATTGCCTCTCCAGTAAACTACGCTGTGGTCCAGGGGGCAGTGGGCTTTGCAGCACTAAATGCTCACATTCCTGGACTTCAGGAGTTCTTGGCAAACAGCAGGCCCTCCACCACACCGGGAGACCAGGGGCTGGTGGAGCTGTGGGAGACAGTGTTCAGCTGCACCCCGACTCCCCAAGCAGAGACTCAAGCTCAAGGTTCAGTCACAGCCTGCACCGGGAAGGAGTCTCTGtgggacacagacacacgcttCACAGATGTTTCAGATGCCAGTCTGCTGAATAATGTTTACAAGGCCACATATGCCGTCGCTCATGCGTTGCACATGCTATTTAATTGCAAAGATGGACAGGGGCCTTTTGAGAACAATACTTGTGCTGATAGGGAAAATATACAACCATGGCAG GTGCTGCACTACCTAACACAGGTCAATTTCACCACTAAGATTGGTGAAAATGTGTTCTTTGATGAGTTGGGTGACCCCGTGGCACGTTATGCGCTGGTAAACTGGCAGATCGATGAAACGGGTTACATACTCTTTGAGACCATCGGTTACTACGATGCCTCCCGGCCTGAGGGTCAgcagtttgaaatgaaagaaggtGTGAGAGCCATCTGGGCAGGTGAGAATATTGAG GTGCCAAGGTCTGTTTGCAGTGAGAGCTGTTTGCCGGGGACCCGCCGGGCTTTTGTCAAGGGCAAGCCCATCTGCTGTTTTGATTGCATCACCTGTGCTGACGGGGAGTTCAGCAACAGTAAAA atgcagtgaaatgtgacaaatgcCCACCTGAGTACAAGTCAAACGAAGAGAGGAATAACTGTGACTTGAAAGTGATTGAGTTCCTCACCTTCAGGGAATTAATGGGTATACTGTTGGTcaccttttctgtctttggtgCCTGCCTGGCGATGACTATAGCCCTGATATTTTTTCACTTCAGGCAGACTCCTATTGTCAGGGCCAacaactctgagctgagcttcctgctgctcttctccttgactctgtgtttcctgtgctctctgaccTTCATCGGCCGGCCCTCTGAGTGGTCCTGCATGCTGCGACACACAGCGTTCGGCATCACCTTTgtcctctgcatctcttgtgtTCTGGGGAAAACAATCGTGGTGTTAATGGCCTTCAGGGCCACACTTCCAGGAAGCAATGTGATGAAATGGTTCGGGCCTGCACAGCAGAGACTTAGTGTTCTGGCTTTCACTCTCATACAGGTTGTAATTTGCATACTTTGGCTGACCATCAACCCTCCCTATCccttcaaaaacatgaaactctACAAAGAGAAGATCATTCTTGAGTGTGCCCTTGGATCACCTGTGGGGTTCTGGGCTGTGTTAGGATACATCGGACTCTTAGCTGTCCTCTGTTTCGTACTCGCTTTTTTGGCTCGAAAGCTGCCTGATAATTTCAATGAAGCCAAATTTATAACgttcagcatgctgatattctGTGCAGTCTGGATCACCTTTATCCCAGCTTATGCCAGCTCTCCTGGGAAGTTCACTGTGGCTGTCGAGATATTTGCCATTCTGGCATCAAGTTATGGAatgctgttttgtatttttttgccCAAGTGCTACATAATTTTATTAAAGCCTGAGAACAATACAAAGAAACATTTGATGGGTAAAATTACGCCAAGGGCCCTTTGA